CTTTGTTTTATATGAAAATATCAACCTGATTTTCTGTTTCTAATGCAAAAACTGGGTTTATAAGCTACTAATAATATCCTTCGTTAGCAGTAGGGCAGGAGTCGGAAATTGCTTGTATAACAGAATTCATTTTAAATATCGAATAACTATGTTATAGCAGTAAAGTAAATATTGGGTACTTTTGCCTAACCAATGCTATATTTCATCCCTCAAAATGTCCGCCCAAGGCGGATATCCTGATGTGAACAAAAAATCCCCAACGTTAATGTTGAGGATTTCATTAAAATCAGTTTTATAAAAAGCTATCGGCTGGCAAACCTATTCTAATTCTATTTAATAACTTTGCCGGCTTTAAGGCATTTCGTGCAGACCTTAATCCTTTTGGGACGGCCATTTACTTTTGCCCGAACTTTTTGCAGATTTGGTTTCCAGCGCCTTATTGATAAGTTGTGAGCATGACTCACATTATGGCCAATGCCGGGTCTCTTACCGCATATTTCACAAACTTGTGCCATTATTCCTCCTGTATGCCATTTCGGCAATCGGGGTTGAATATATATATTATTTTTTAATGCGCAAGTAATATTTTAAGTATAGTTAACAAGTTGCGATTTTATAATATTTCGCTGCCATCTGGTCTTTGTTATCGTGAAAACAGCAGGTCAAGTTCACTTGGGACTTGACCCACCAGTTAAATAGGTCAAGCTTCAAGTAGGCTTGACTTGAAAGACGGTATCTACTGAGCTATGAATCGATACCATTCTCTGGCTGCCAAGCGGTGCTTGGCAGCCAGAGGAAACACACCCCTAAATCCCCTCTCGAGAGTGGACTTTTTTCGCGAAGGCAGGAACCCCATTTTCGCGAAGGCAGGAACCCCTTCCTGCCTTCCTTTATAAGAGTGCCGATGTCGTCGGGAAATCCGCCGCGGCGGACTGGCGACGCATGAAAGGTGTCGGGGTTTTCCTAGCCTTCGGCAAGTTAGAGTCGATCTATAAAGTTCTGAAAAATATGAGAAAGCTTACTTATTCAGGTTTAGCTTGACAGCCATTTTGTTAGCCGTTATCATTATGATATGTATCAGGATAACTTCATATCAGATTCTCAAAAAAAAGCTCTCGATTTTTTATTCTCGGATGTTAAATACCTTAAGGGAATCGGCCCCGCCAAAGCTAAGGTATTGAAAGACATGAAAATAAACTCAACGCTTGACCTTTTCTTTTATATACCCAGAAAATATCTCGATTATAGAGACATCAAACCTATCAGCAAACTTAAAATCGGTGAAACTGCCTCGGTGATTGGCCAAGTTGTATCATCCGGTTTTACACATGGCCGGCGGCGGCGTTTTATTGTTTATATTCAGGATAAAACGGCAAATCTCGAATTAGTCTGGTTTTCCGGCTATAAGTATCTCGAAAGTATGATTACTGCCGGTGATGTTTTATCTGTTACCGGCAAGGTTGGTTTTTATAATGGCTTCCAAATATCGCATCCCGAGTTTGATATTGTCTCCGGCGATGATGATAAGCTTATTCATACGCAAAGGATAATTCCGGTTTATCCGGAAACAGCTTCCTTGAAACAGGTGAAGCTTCATTCACGGGGTTTAAGGAAAGTAATTAAAAACGCCCTTGAGCAGCTTAAAAAAGTCCGCTGTGAAACCCTTCCTGAAAACTTGCGCATGAAATACGGGCTTTTAAATCTTGCCGGGGCAATTTCTCAGACACACTTCCCTGATTCTGTCAAAGCCGCCGAGCAAGGTATAAGACGTCTGGCTTTCGAGGAATTGTTTTATATTGAGCTTCTGCTGGCCGCCCGTCACAATAAAAGAACTGCCCGTGAACCGGGCATATCTTTCCCGCCGCCGAAAAAGCTTGGCAGAAAGCTGCTGGATGCTCTTGATTTTGAATTAACGAGAGCGCAGAAAAAGGTCTTGAAAGAAATATACAACGATATGGAAAAACCGCATCCGATGAACCGCTTGCTTCAGGGCGATGTCGGCTCGGGCAAAACTATTGTTGCCATACTGACAATGCTGGGAGCCGTTGAGGCAGGTTATCAAGCCGCTTTGATGGCGCCTACTGAAATCTTAGCTGAACAGCATGGCCATACATTATCCGGCATGCTTGATGATTTTGGCATTGAAGCTATAGTTATTACCGGCTCGATGCCCGAGGAAAGAAAACAAACCGCATTAAAGAAAATTACCAATGGTAAGGCTGATGTAATCATAGGAACACACGCTTTGATTCAGGGAAAAGTAAAGTTCAAAAATCTGGGTTTGATTGTTATTGATGAACAGCATAAGTTTGGCGTTGCTCAACGCGGTATGCTTCAAAAAAAGGGGTTGGCTCCAGATACGCTGGTGATGACAGCTACACCGATTCCCCGCACACTGGCTATGACTGTTTACGGCGATCTTGATGTTTCGGTAATTAATCAAATGCCTGCCGGACGCAAGCCTATCAAGACTGCTTTTGTGCCGTATGAAAAAAGAGAGGGGATGTATAAATTTATTCGCAATAAAATAAAATCAGGACAGCAGGCTTATATATTATATCCTCTGGTCGAGGAATCAGAAAAATTAGACCTTAAGGCGGCCCGCGAAAGTTATGAAATGTTAAGCCGCGATATATTCCCCGATTTGAAACTTGCCCTGCTTCACGGGCGTATGAAAGGTAAGGCTAAAAATAAAATAATGATGGATTTTAAGGATGGCGCTATTGATATTATAATTGCCACTACCGTTATCGAGGTTGGTCTTGATGTTGCTAATGCCAACATCATGGTTATTGAGCATGCCGAAAGGTTCGGTTTATCCCAGCTTCACCAGCTCCGCGGGCGAATAGGCAGAGGTCATCGGCAGTCATATTGTTTTTTATTGAGCGATACAAATCTCTCAAAAGAGGCAGAAGAAAGAATTAAAATATTGTGTTCGACAAACGATGGCTTCAAAATCGCCGAGGCTGATATGAGTATACGCGGGCCGGGTGAAATAATGGGTACCCGTCAGCACGGACTGCCAGAGCTTAAAGTTGCCAGTTTATTTGATACGGAAATGTTATTGCTTGCCAGAAAGAGCGCTTTTGAATTATTATCTAATGACGAGATGTTGATGAAGCCAAAAAATCGTCTATTACGCGAGGCGCTTATCAGGAAATTTGAAAAAAAGATTAAATATTCAAAAATCGCCTGATATGGAGGAGGTATGAAAAAAAATATCATCAGGGCTGAAAAATTAACCGCTGAATTAGGAGATATCTTTAATTCTTTAGTGAAAGAATCTAAAGAATTTGATTTGACGCGCTTATTAAAACAACTCGAAGCGGATATGATGGATATCAGACATAAGCTATCTCTGGCATCAAAAATAATAGATAAAAACAGCAAATGAGGTAAAAAAATGGTCAATAATACCGAACAGGAAAATGTTTCGCCGCAATTCGCTCAGCTTGTTTTAAGCTTTCATGGTGCCGCCTGGCAGCAGATGGGTAAAATTGCCAACCAAATGACCGGCAAGGTAGAACGAAATCTTGAAATGGCTAAATACTCAATAGATATTCTGGGGATGATTGAGGAAAAAACAAAAGGCAACCTCACCGACCAGGAAGCGAAAATACTTCAGCAAGTACTTACAGAATTGAGAATGAACTATGTGGAGGAAATAAAAACACCTGATTCCGACGAAAAGAAACAGGATGAAGATACAGCTAATAAGGACAGCGAAAAAAACGATAATAAATAGTATCCCGAATAATTGTATCGAATGTGGAAAACGCAGCGCGTAGTGGCGAATTGCATGCGCCCTCCGTTTAACCCGTAGGTGCGTCCGCCTAAAGAGGATACGCCCGCCTGACCTAATAACATAATCGATTTCTAAGGGTATGTTTTATGAACATTATTGAGAATATACAAGTATACAAATTAAAAGGCTTGATTTTCGGAGGTATTGCATTATTTTAAATATAAAGGCGGGCGAGTTTGCTCTTTTACAAGATAAACTAAGCGATGAAGTTTTAAAGCTTGAAAGGCTTGCTTCATATACTACTTTTGGGATTGGCGGACCGGCAAAGTATTTCTTTAAATCCAACAGCCCAAGCAAGTTGGTGGCGGCATATAATGCCGCAGCTGCCGGTGGTATCAATTGCTTTATACTTGGCGGCGGTTCTAATGTTCTTTTCCCCGATGAGGGTTACGATGGCTTGGTGATTAAAGATGAGTGTTGCGACTATATCGTGGAGAAGGATGTAATATCAGCTCAATCAGGCGTAGTTCTCGATAAACTGGTTGATATCGCAGTTGAGCATTCACTTACCGGTTTTGAATTTGCCGCAGGAATTCCGGGCAATGTAGGCGGCGCAATTTATGGCAATGCCGGTGCTTTTGGCGATTGTATAGCTGATATAATGAAATCAGCAATCGTTTATAGCAATGAGGATGGCGTTAAAGTTGTCGACAGCGATTATTTTGAATTCGCTTATAGACACAGCCGGCTTAAAAATAAACAGGAGTTGATTCTGTCAGCCAGCTTTAAACTTAGTTCTGGGCAAAAGCTTGATATTGCCGATAAGATAAATAAACATCGCCGCTTACGGCTATTAAAGCATCCCATTGAGGAAGGATGCGCCGGCTCGGTTTTTAAAAATATAAAACAGCCAAAGCTGTTGCCTGCCGGAAAACTGCTTGAGAAGGCTGGAGCAAAAGGAATGAAAATCGGCGGAGCGGAGGTTTACGAGAAGCACTGCAACATTATCATTAACAGAGGCGGAGCAAAAGCCGCCGATGTATGCAAACTTGCGGCGCTAATGCGGGAAAAAGTTTATAATAAATTTAACATTAAACTCGAATATGAGTTACTGATTTTATAACCATTAAATAAAGGAGATGCCTTAGGGAAAAATAGCTATTGATTAGATGAATATTACTGGAGTTAATTGCCCAGAATGAATGTTAAGTCGACCCGCCTGATGGCGGTAGTGATTCAAATTATCTTTATATTATCCGGATGGAATACTACGTTTTCCGCTGTTAACGATTTGGAGAGCAGCTTTAATTATACATCACGGATAGTTGCTCCCCTGAAATTGCCTGAAATTCCGGAAGGTTTTTCTATCTCCAAATCGGAAGTTCACCTTTTTAAATTTAACAATACTAAGCGCAGATGGTCTATAGAAATCCCCGCCGATAATAATTATGTTTCGATAACCTTATATGCCGGGACATTCAAACTTTATTACCCTTTAGCAGTGAGTTTCGAAAATTACACCGCCTATTCATATAATAAGAAGTTTATAGACACCTGGATTTATGAGATGGCTCATTTTGCCGGCACTAAAGGGCAAGGCAAAAAAAGCGAGGGGTTTGTCATACCCATCCCGGTAAAACTGCCCGAACCGGTGAAGAAAATTATCGGCGAGGGAGGACCTCGCATAACAGTTACCGGTTCGCGGCGCATCGAATTTTCGGGACGGTCTGAATGGGAAGATGATGTTGTCAATACCGGAACTTTTAAACAATCAAAATTTCCCTCTCTTCACATGGAACAAACCTCAAGGTTTAAAATCAGAGGCGATATCGGCTCAAAAATTCATATCGAGGTCGACCAGGACTCAAACCGGGATGTCGATTTAACGAATACATTAAAGCTTCGCTACCAAGGCGAAGAGGATGAAATAATTCAGACAATCGAAGCTGGCAATACTAATCTATCATTACCTAATGCTCAATTCATCGGCTACTCGGAAAATGTCCAGGGTTTGTTCGGCATTAAAGCGACTGCGCAATTGGGAAATCTCGAACTTACTATGATAACCTCCCAGGAAAAAGGCTCTAATGAGAAGGCTCAGTTTGAAGCGGGCGCTCAATCATCGGAAAAAAATATCTGGGACTATGAATATTTAAAAAATGTATATTTTGACATGGGAATACCGGTAGGCGATTCCCTGATAAACGTTATGCTCTTCAAGCGAGGGCAAGGACCGGAAGGATCGGGCACAGCCTGCGTTCAACCTCGAATTGACAACAATATTTCAGATGACCAGAATAAATATTATACGATCGAGGAAATTACATCTGCAGAAGAAAATAGAGGTGAATTTGAGCGGGGCTATTTTCAAATAATCGATGAAACCGAATACGATGTTTTCTATTCTATCGGAGCCATCAGGCTTCATACACCGCTTGATAATACAGCCCCCCTGCTGGCCGCTTCATTTAGATATATTGACAGCCTTGGAGTAATTCATCATGTCGGAAAAACTGTCGGCGATTCGTTAGTTTTAAAACTAATCAGGGAACCTGAATCCACAGGACCTGCTTTTACAACCTGGGATCTTGAATGGAAAAGAGTTTACAGTCTTGGCAGCAGAGATCTTACCTCTGAGGGTTTTGAGCTTCAGATTTATAAGGGCGATGGCCAAATAGAAATTGACGAGTTTGAACAGAACGGCGAAAGGTATATTCATTTATTTGGCTTTGATGAGTATAACAATTCAACCGGCAATCCGCCCCCGGATGGCTTATTCGATTTTAACCAGTTTAATATTGACGCCTACTGGGGACACTTGATATTTAATAATCCGCTTGGATCTACTTATAACAGAGGCTGGCTGCCTTTTGCCGACAATACCGTATTAGATGATACAGTCGGTTTAATCTATACAGAATCTACTAATAAGAGCCAGTATAAAGAATACTATATTCATGTTAAATCTTCAAAACTCGACAACACTTTTTCTTTGGGAAGAACTAATATCATTGAAAATTCAGAGGTGGTCAAACTTAGCGATGGAACAAAACTCAAAAAAGGCGAAGATTATAATATTATTTATGAAATAGGGCAGATTACATTTATTTCCGAACGGGCGCAGAATTTAGCCTCCCAAATATCAGTCGATTTTGAATACTCGCCGTTTTTTATGCCCGAAAGCAAATCGCTGTTTGGGATGGCGGCTAAATATAATATCAACGATAAATCATCAGTATCCTTAGCCGCTATGTATCGCAAAGAGTCCATCCGGGATTATCGCCCCAGGGTTGGACGAGAACCAACGCAGGCTTTAATATGGGATTCGAATTTCATTTTCCATTTCGATCCGAATTTTATTACTTCTGCTATTGACGCCTTGCCTTTGATCGAAACTGAGGCGCCGTCCATGATTGAATTTTCCGGAGAAGTAGCCCAGAGTTTCCCAAACCCAAATACAAAGAACGAAGCCTATATCGATGATTTTGAGGGGGCTAAAGAATATACCGATTTAATCATGCGGCGCGGTTTATGGACTAAAGCATCGCCTCCTATTAAATGGGAAAGCAAAGTATGGGGCGATAGCTCCCGTCAGCAATATGAAGTATGGAGCGATAGCACTCGGCGCTTGATGTACTGGTATAATCCTTATGATCCATATCGTATCAATGATATCTGGCCCGACCGCGAGGATTTCCAGGAACATGAAAACAAACATGATGTTTTAGTCTTGGATTATTTTCCCAATTTTTTAGCGAATGACCGCTACTCTGAAGGTGCACCCGATTCCAGTATTGGCTGGGCAGGAATTATGAGACCGATGTACGCCGGTTTATCAAATCAGTCCAACACGAAATTTATTGAAATCTGGTATAAGCCTGATGATAACGTTAGCGACAATGGCAATGCCACGCTTTGCATTGATGCCGGCAAAGTTACTGAGGATATTAATGACAATGGGATTTATGATACCGAGGATAAATTACGTAATGATGTTCGCAACGGAGTATTTGAACCGGATGAAGATACCGGACTTGATAATTTGCCTGATTCGTTAGAGCAAAACGAAGCGCATCCCGATAGTTTAGACCCTGCTGGCGATAACTGGAATTATGATCCGCAGGAAGATAAAAATGATTATTCGCGCATAAACGGCACCGAGAACAACCGCAATGATCCGGATAGATTAAACCGCTTTGATACGGAAGATATTAATGGTAATGATTACCTTGATGAAACCAATTCTTATTATCAGTATAAAATAAACCTTAGCAATCCGGAGTATATTGCTGAAACAACCAGTACTGGCTGGAAACTTTTAAGAATACCCTTTCAGGATTCATCAGCTTTTGAGGTTTTTGGCAGTCCCACTTTTGATAATATAGGTTTCATAAGAGTATGGGTAACCGGGCTTAATAGTCATTATACACTAAGTCTTGCCTCTGTCCAACTTGTTGGCAATAAGTGGCTGGAATTGGGTGAGTCGGGCAGCATTAAGGGTGAACCCAAATTTGAGGTAACCGTAAAAAACTCCCAAGAACATGCCAATTCATATGAATCGCCGCCGGGAGTTACCGGAGAATATAGGCAAGATACCGGTATCCAGGAAAAGGAACAATCGCTGGTGCTCAAGTTTGAGGATTTGCGCCCGGGTCAAAGTGTTGGCGCTTACTGGTCGTTATTAACCACAGAAGACTACACATTATATAATAAAATGAAAATGTTTGTTCATGGCGATTCTAATATTGCCGATACTATTCCGCTTTACTTCTATTTCCGAGTCGGCTCCGATTCATCAAAAAATTTCTATGAATATAAGGTTAGACTGCGCCCCGGCTGGGATGAAGATAATTACGTTGAATTTGATTTTGCGGAATTAACTGCATTTAAAAACTATGTGCATGAAAAAAGCGACACAATCGCCAATACCGACACTACCTGGCAGGAAAAACACTATCGAGTCAGGGGCAATCCCTCGTTATCGCGCGTGAAAATGTTCGTAGTGGGAGTTGAATACAGTAAATACTATTATATTGAATCAGACTCCGGCGGCATAGACAGCGTTGAGGTATTTACAGGTCCAGTTTCAGGAGAGGCTTGGTGCGATGAATTATTATTAACCGATGTTCGTCGGGAATCAGATTTTGCCGGCAGAGCATCAGCCAAGATAAGCTTCGCAGACTTAGCGGATATTACGGCGAATTACAGCTACACCGGCGCCGATTTTACCCGTCTCTCGCAGAAAAAACCAGCCGGTTCGCAAAACACCAGTAAGTCTGTTAGGGGAACAGTTAATGTTAATAAGTTTTTCCCGCCTTCATGGGGCTTATCCCTGCCGGCAACGGTTAGCTGGCAAAAAACTCAGGACTTGCCTCGTTTTAAATCGGGTTCCGATATTATACTGCCTGAAGAATTGCGGGATGGAGAAAAAAACGAAAATACAACCTGGTCATTTACTACCTCCCAGCGATTCAACAGGAATACTAAAAACTGGCTCTGGAATCTTACCCTGAACCGAATGAATACTCGTTATGTTTACAATAAAAAATACGGATTCAATCCGACTACGCCAGTTTCAAGATCTACCAGCTATGAAGCATCGGGAGCATATGACCTGTCTCCTAAGAGCAAACCATTTTTTAAGCCATTTTTCTGGACGAAATATCTATTCCTTCCCAAAAACCTCCAGGAAACCAAGCTGTATTTTTTACCCACAGTGCTAAAATTTGATTCGAATGTTAAAAGCGTTGAATCATACTCAACACATAGAAACTCAACTACACCTACTTCATCGTATGTCCGTGATTTGACTATTAAGCAAACATACGGTATGAAACTTTTCAGCGCCTTTCAAACCGATTTCGCAATCTCTTCAAAAAGGGACATATCTGATCCCAATACATTGAAATTTTCATTTAATCCGGATGATTTAAAACTCGGAATAGAAAGAAACTATAGCCAGAATTTCTCATCATCATTCTCGCCGGTAATCACCAATCAATTGAAGCCGCGCCTGCAATATACTGCCAATTATACGGAGAATTCCGACGTAGTGCAGAATGCCGATTCTACAAGGTTCGCCTCTGTAAATTCAAATATCCGCGGCGACCTTTCTCTTGATTTGATACAATTCCTCGGCATTAGAAAACTGCTTG
The DNA window shown above is from Candidatus Zixiibacteriota bacterium and carries:
- a CDS encoding 50S ribosomal protein L28, whose protein sequence is MAQVCEICGKRPGIGHNVSHAHNLSIRRWKPNLQKVRAKVNGRPKRIKVCTKCLKAGKVIK
- the recG gene encoding ATP-dependent DNA helicase RecG, translating into MYQDNFISDSQKKALDFLFSDVKYLKGIGPAKAKVLKDMKINSTLDLFFYIPRKYLDYRDIKPISKLKIGETASVIGQVVSSGFTHGRRRRFIVYIQDKTANLELVWFSGYKYLESMITAGDVLSVTGKVGFYNGFQISHPEFDIVSGDDDKLIHTQRIIPVYPETASLKQVKLHSRGLRKVIKNALEQLKKVRCETLPENLRMKYGLLNLAGAISQTHFPDSVKAAEQGIRRLAFEELFYIELLLAARHNKRTAREPGISFPPPKKLGRKLLDALDFELTRAQKKVLKEIYNDMEKPHPMNRLLQGDVGSGKTIVAILTMLGAVEAGYQAALMAPTEILAEQHGHTLSGMLDDFGIEAIVITGSMPEERKQTALKKITNGKADVIIGTHALIQGKVKFKNLGLIVIDEQHKFGVAQRGMLQKKGLAPDTLVMTATPIPRTLAMTVYGDLDVSVINQMPAGRKPIKTAFVPYEKREGMYKFIRNKIKSGQQAYILYPLVEESEKLDLKAARESYEMLSRDIFPDLKLALLHGRMKGKAKNKIMMDFKDGAIDIIIATTVIEVGLDVANANIMVIEHAERFGLSQLHQLRGRIGRGHRQSYCFLLSDTNLSKEAEERIKILCSTNDGFKIAEADMSIRGPGEIMGTRQHGLPELKVASLFDTEMLLLARKSAFELLSNDEMLMKPKNRLLREALIRKFEKKIKYSKIA
- a CDS encoding DUF1844 domain-containing protein; translation: MVNNTEQENVSPQFAQLVLSFHGAAWQQMGKIANQMTGKVERNLEMAKYSIDILGMIEEKTKGNLTDQEAKILQQVLTELRMNYVEEIKTPDSDEKKQDEDTANKDSEKNDNK
- the murB gene encoding UDP-N-acetylmuramate dehydrogenase, with the protein product MQIKRLDFRRYCIILNIKAGEFALLQDKLSDEVLKLERLASYTTFGIGGPAKYFFKSNSPSKLVAAYNAAAAGGINCFILGGGSNVLFPDEGYDGLVIKDECCDYIVEKDVISAQSGVVLDKLVDIAVEHSLTGFEFAAGIPGNVGGAIYGNAGAFGDCIADIMKSAIVYSNEDGVKVVDSDYFEFAYRHSRLKNKQELILSASFKLSSGQKLDIADKINKHRRLRLLKHPIEEGCAGSVFKNIKQPKLLPAGKLLEKAGAKGMKIGGAEVYEKHCNIIINRGGAKAADVCKLAALMREKVYNKFNIKLEYELLIL
- the sprA gene encoding cell surface protein SprA; translation: MNVKSTRLMAVVIQIIFILSGWNTTFSAVNDLESSFNYTSRIVAPLKLPEIPEGFSISKSEVHLFKFNNTKRRWSIEIPADNNYVSITLYAGTFKLYYPLAVSFENYTAYSYNKKFIDTWIYEMAHFAGTKGQGKKSEGFVIPIPVKLPEPVKKIIGEGGPRITVTGSRRIEFSGRSEWEDDVVNTGTFKQSKFPSLHMEQTSRFKIRGDIGSKIHIEVDQDSNRDVDLTNTLKLRYQGEEDEIIQTIEAGNTNLSLPNAQFIGYSENVQGLFGIKATAQLGNLELTMITSQEKGSNEKAQFEAGAQSSEKNIWDYEYLKNVYFDMGIPVGDSLINVMLFKRGQGPEGSGTACVQPRIDNNISDDQNKYYTIEEITSAEENRGEFERGYFQIIDETEYDVFYSIGAIRLHTPLDNTAPLLAASFRYIDSLGVIHHVGKTVGDSLVLKLIREPESTGPAFTTWDLEWKRVYSLGSRDLTSEGFELQIYKGDGQIEIDEFEQNGERYIHLFGFDEYNNSTGNPPPDGLFDFNQFNIDAYWGHLIFNNPLGSTYNRGWLPFADNTVLDDTVGLIYTESTNKSQYKEYYIHVKSSKLDNTFSLGRTNIIENSEVVKLSDGTKLKKGEDYNIIYEIGQITFISERAQNLASQISVDFEYSPFFMPESKSLFGMAAKYNINDKSSVSLAAMYRKESIRDYRPRVGREPTQALIWDSNFIFHFDPNFITSAIDALPLIETEAPSMIEFSGEVAQSFPNPNTKNEAYIDDFEGAKEYTDLIMRRGLWTKASPPIKWESKVWGDSSRQQYEVWSDSTRRLMYWYNPYDPYRINDIWPDREDFQEHENKHDVLVLDYFPNFLANDRYSEGAPDSSIGWAGIMRPMYAGLSNQSNTKFIEIWYKPDDNVSDNGNATLCIDAGKVTEDINDNGIYDTEDKLRNDVRNGVFEPDEDTGLDNLPDSLEQNEAHPDSLDPAGDNWNYDPQEDKNDYSRINGTENNRNDPDRLNRFDTEDINGNDYLDETNSYYQYKINLSNPEYIAETTSTGWKLLRIPFQDSSAFEVFGSPTFDNIGFIRVWVTGLNSHYTLSLASVQLVGNKWLELGESGSIKGEPKFEVTVKNSQEHANSYESPPGVTGEYRQDTGIQEKEQSLVLKFEDLRPGQSVGAYWSLLTTEDYTLYNKMKMFVHGDSNIADTIPLYFYFRVGSDSSKNFYEYKVRLRPGWDEDNYVEFDFAELTAFKNYVHEKSDTIANTDTTWQEKHYRVRGNPSLSRVKMFVVGVEYSKYYYIESDSGGIDSVEVFTGPVSGEAWCDELLLTDVRRESDFAGRASAKISFADLADITANYSYTGADFTRLSQKKPAGSQNTSKSVRGTVNVNKFFPPSWGLSLPATVSWQKTQDLPRFKSGSDIILPEELRDGEKNENTTWSFTTSQRFNRNTKNWLWNLTLNRMNTRYVYNKKYGFNPTTPVSRSTSYEASGAYDLSPKSKPFFKPFFWTKYLFLPKNLQETKLYFLPTVLKFDSNVKSVESYSTHRNSTTPTSSYVRDLTIKQTYGMKLFSAFQTDFAISSKRDISDPNTLKFSFNPDDLKLGIERNYSQNFSSSFSPVITNQLKPRLQYTANYTENSDVVQNADSTRFASVNSNIRGDLSLDLIQFLGIRKLLGSSAGGSGKNRNKFENNDKNQSDKNEEHIDSNKIDDNGDVDKSESEEEEVGEEEEDKEGFKMPNPLTALKKSLYIFNAIKPFQGSFAFDKKLSRSGLLDRPKWKFTMGLDDNPGVDSQGSNDNLSDQTITTEDYQLKSGVKPFRILDISASYKYRVSVNRASNTPTQTKSVDFPGINANISSIEKLPLLKLLVKSASIQSGYNKKIDETGNADTGELTERSSSQSYLPIIGLNLNLSKGIKATVRYDQNNSKRENLRLEGGSQRIDYSQDNTFKASLNYSLSAPKGLKIPLLGKVKFDSQLSFSVDFMKRYNKSWFFLEDAKNVEQNSVETSIEPRVSYRFSAKITGGLNARWVDSDDKIQQRKRHVREMGIWTELRF